TGTGCACCGAATAAGGAAAGCTTAATTTTTAATTTCTTGCGCAAGGGTTTTAAGCATGGCGGTAAAGTTATGACCATGCTTACGGATGATGTGGTGGCTGATTTACATAAAGCAGTGCGTCACCTGACTTCCGAAAGTCATAAGTATAAGGGGTTCGTCAGGTTTTCTGTTTTTGGAGAGGTCCTGGTCGCAGTCATCGAACCCAAAAACTATGTCTTGCCCCTTCTCTCCCACCACTTTTGTGACCGCTATCATAATGAACGGTTTATGATTTTTGATAAAACCCACAAAATGGCGCTGATCTACGAAGCTTACAAAGCAGACTTAATCTTTGTCGAGGATTTAACCTTGCCGGAACCAGACTCCGCTGAAGTTGAGTATCGCCGCTTGTGGAAACAATTTTACAATACCATTGCCATTGAGGGGAGGAATAACCCTCGCTGCCGCATGACCCTCATGCCTAAACGATACTGGGGGCAAATGACGGAGCTCGCTAAGGAGAGTAAGTTCCCCAAAAGCGGAGCAGGGGATTTGGGAATAGGTGTTAATATTAAAGGATACTTGCCGGAAAACAATGCCTTTCGCTCTAAATCTTAATGGGGCGGGCAGGATATAGCACGTTAAAAGCGCTTTCTCATTTATTTTGAGGAAGCGCTTTTTTATTACTCTGAAAAAGCCCTCGAAATTCCTTGAAAAATTGTCCAGAGACAAGCATTTTCCTACCTATTTAAAAATAGATTAAACTGAAAGGAGGGATCAGATAATGGTTTAATAAACTTTTTAGCAACTTAATAAAGTGGGTTAAGGAGGGAGAAGAATGGTCCAAGGAGGCATTTCCACCGGTCGGTCATCCCTGTTAAAAAGTGAGGACTGGTGGGCTGTATGGTTGGGAGGATTAGCGTTCCTTCTCGGCCTGGGTCAGCTTTTGGGATGGGATCTATTGGGTTGGGTCGTAAAATCCAATGTTTGGGTTAGCCTGACGAAAGCATTAGAGCCTCAGTCCAAAGCCTATGGGTTTATGCCCGGATGGGTTTCCTTAATAGTTACTTATTTGTTCTTCCTGGTTACCTCCAGTATTGGGGCAACCTTCATGGGCTGGAACTTAAAGAAGTTTATCGGAGGATTTACCGTTATCTTTGTTCTGGCCTACGGTTCCTGGCTTCTGGGAAGCTACGCTCATATTGCTGCAACCAAAAATACCCTGGGCAATTTAAACATTAACTGGTCCCTGGGCCTTACCCCGGAAGCAGGCTTTATTATCGCCCTGATCGTCGGCCTTCTGATTGGAAACTTTTGGACAGGTTTGGCAAGGTATCTTGAAGAAGCCGCAAAGCCTGAGTTGTATATCAAAACGGGAATTGTTATTCTGGGAGCCACACTGGGAATCAAGGCTCTCGGCTCTATGAATCTGGCCTCCACCGTCATTGTGCGGGGACTTTGTGCCATTGTGGAAGCATACCTTATTTACTGGCCTGTGGTCTATTTTGTTTCTCGAAAATGGTTCAAAATGACACCGGAATGGTCCGCCCCCCTTGCCTCCGGGATTTCTATCTGCGGCGTGGCTGCGGCTATTGCTACCGGTGGGGCAATCAGATCCCGACCCCAGATACCCATTATCCTTTCTTCGGTTATCATTGTTTTTGTAGCCGTGGAGTTGCTCTTTCTACCCTGGCTGGCGGAAAGTATTCTCTATAACCAGCCCATGGTTGCCGGAGCCTGGATGGGGCTGGCCGTCAAGAGCGATGGCGGTGCAGTGGCCAGCGGGGCGATAACCGAAGCATTGATCACAGCTAAGGCCCTGGCGGTCAATGGCGTTAAGTGGGAACCGGGCTGGATACTGACCGTCACAACAGTAACCAAAG
This Desulfosporosinus orientis DSM 765 DNA region includes the following protein-coding sequences:
- a CDS encoding putative sulfate exporter family transporter encodes the protein MVQGGISTGRSSLLKSEDWWAVWLGGLAFLLGLGQLLGWDLLGWVVKSNVWVSLTKALEPQSKAYGFMPGWVSLIVTYLFFLVTSSIGATFMGWNLKKFIGGFTVIFVLAYGSWLLGSYAHIAATKNTLGNLNINWSLGLTPEAGFIIALIVGLLIGNFWTGLARYLEEAAKPELYIKTGIVILGATLGIKALGSMNLASTVIVRGLCAIVEAYLIYWPVVYFVSRKWFKMTPEWSAPLASGISICGVAAAIATGGAIRSRPQIPIILSSVIIVFVAVELLFLPWLAESILYNQPMVAGAWMGLAVKSDGGAVASGAITEALITAKALAVNGVKWEPGWILTVTTVTKVFIDIFIGIWAFILAVVWSVFRIDKKSSGEKGGKVSAGEIWERFPKFVIGYACTFLILLLIGLAAPHLTKEATSAANQANGLRGIYFTLTFFSIGLITNVRKLWAEGMGKIVLVYAVCLFGFILWVGLLISWIFYNGIMPPVITG
- a CDS encoding TIGR03915 family putative DNA repair protein, which codes for MFDGADLTYAYDGSFEGLMSCVFASYEYKEIPVVIKPPSLQQSIFDDAKWIETDTSKADRVYNAIAVQISLEAQELVKLGFLTCAPNKESLIFNFLRKGFKHGGKVMTMLTDDVVADLHKAVRHLTSESHKYKGFVRFSVFGEVLVAVIEPKNYVLPLLSHHFCDRYHNERFMIFDKTHKMALIYEAYKADLIFVEDLTLPEPDSAEVEYRRLWKQFYNTIAIEGRNNPRCRMTLMPKRYWGQMTELAKESKFPKSGAGDLGIGVNIKGYLPENNAFRSKS